Proteins encoded within one genomic window of Micromonospora halotolerans:
- a CDS encoding D-Ala-D-Ala carboxypeptidase family metallohydrolase, whose product MRINMLKRAIVAAALALPGAAVATVVAAPAAHADGCYTWPRNLYQGRSGEDVRQLQIRVAGWAAYRDIVRVDGIYGPETAAAVRRFQSAYGLAADGVAGPRTFAKIYDLQDNDCTPKHFSYTELDNGCGKGGWSGGPLSSTATRENAVRTMWKLEALRRSLGDTPLYVTSGFRSIACNQQVGGASDSQHLYGTAADVLSRSRTLCQVAQSARSHGFSGLFGPGYPGHSNHVHVDSRRENNRDKTANSTAWSAPNCGVS is encoded by the coding sequence GTGCGCATCAACATGCTCAAGCGGGCCATCGTCGCGGCCGCGCTGGCCCTGCCCGGGGCCGCGGTCGCCACAGTCGTCGCCGCGCCGGCGGCCCACGCCGACGGCTGCTACACCTGGCCCCGGAACCTCTACCAGGGGCGGTCCGGGGAGGACGTCCGGCAACTCCAGATCCGCGTGGCGGGCTGGGCCGCGTACCGGGACATCGTCCGGGTCGACGGCATCTACGGGCCCGAGACGGCCGCCGCGGTCCGCCGCTTCCAGTCCGCGTACGGGCTGGCCGCCGACGGCGTCGCCGGCCCGCGGACCTTCGCCAAGATCTACGACCTCCAGGACAACGACTGCACGCCGAAGCACTTCAGCTACACCGAACTCGACAACGGCTGCGGCAAGGGCGGGTGGAGCGGGGGCCCGCTCTCGTCGACCGCGACCCGGGAGAACGCGGTACGCACCATGTGGAAGCTGGAGGCGCTGCGGCGCAGCCTCGGCGACACGCCGCTCTACGTCACCAGCGGCTTCCGCAGCATCGCCTGCAACCAGCAGGTCGGCGGGGCCTCGGACAGCCAGCACCTCTACGGCACCGCGGCCGACGTGCTCTCCCGCAGCAGGACGCTCTGCCAGGTCGCCCAGTCGGCCCGCAGCCACGGCTTCAGCGGCCTCTTCGGCCCGGGCTACCCCGGTCACAGCAACCACGTCCACGTGGACTCGCGCCGGGAGAACAACCGCGACAAGACGGCGAACAGCACCGCCTGGTCCGCCCCGAACTGCGGGGTGAGCTGA
- a CDS encoding DUF6642 family protein has protein sequence MARGGVFCVEGQWHRDLNERGSVLPTLELLERLGRIRFIHKDAATRDELFYFLDRWLLKQYADFRVGFFAMHGEPSRLCLTDWDSVELADVAERMAGRCEGRRLYFGSCSVLRASDAALRDFLDVTGAALVCGFTREVDWVESAAFETVLLDVLANGQRHNAAELRMGSAHWAPLASYLGFRVIYANGRAWRASAGPRVPAQVSPRRSAGRPR, from the coding sequence TTGGCGCGTGGTGGCGTCTTCTGCGTCGAGGGGCAGTGGCACCGGGACCTCAACGAGCGCGGTTCCGTCCTGCCCACCCTCGAACTGCTCGAACGGCTGGGCCGGATCCGTTTCATCCACAAGGACGCCGCCACCCGCGACGAGCTCTTCTACTTCCTCGACCGCTGGCTGCTCAAGCAGTACGCCGACTTCCGGGTCGGGTTCTTCGCCATGCACGGCGAGCCGAGCCGGCTCTGCCTCACCGACTGGGACTCCGTCGAGCTGGCCGACGTCGCCGAGCGGATGGCCGGCCGCTGCGAGGGGCGCCGCCTCTACTTCGGCAGCTGCTCGGTGCTGCGCGCCTCCGACGCCGCGCTGCGTGACTTCCTCGACGTCACCGGGGCCGCGCTGGTCTGCGGCTTCACCCGCGAGGTGGACTGGGTCGAGTCGGCCGCCTTCGAGACGGTGCTGCTCGACGTGCTGGCCAACGGGCAGCGGCACAACGCCGCCGAGCTGCGGATGGGCTCGGCCCACTGGGCGCCGCTCGCCTCGTACCTCGGCTTCCGGGTGATCTACGCGAACGGCCGCGCGTGGCGGGCCAGCGCGGGGCCGCGCGTGCCGGCGCAGGTCTCGCCGCGCCGCAGCGCCGGCCGTCCGCGGTGA
- a CDS encoding nitroreductase family deazaflavin-dependent oxidoreductase, producing MPTSEQVLDSPEGWVAEHIRRYVETGGAEGHEWRPGVFTLLLTTRGRRSGKLRRTALIYGRDGDAYLVVGSQGGAPQHPAWYLNLLADPEAQVQVGPDTFAVRARTATAEEKPRMWRTMTAVWPAYDEYQTKTDREIPVVVLERL from the coding sequence ATGCCCACGAGCGAGCAGGTGCTGGACAGCCCCGAGGGCTGGGTGGCCGAGCACATCCGGCGATACGTGGAGACCGGCGGCGCGGAGGGCCACGAGTGGCGTCCCGGCGTCTTCACCCTGCTGCTGACCACGCGTGGCCGGCGCTCCGGCAAGCTGCGCCGCACCGCGCTGATCTACGGCCGGGACGGCGACGCCTACCTGGTGGTGGGCTCGCAGGGCGGCGCGCCGCAGCACCCCGCCTGGTACCTCAACCTGCTCGCCGATCCCGAGGCGCAGGTGCAGGTCGGGCCGGACACCTTCGCGGTCCGGGCGCGCACCGCGACGGCGGAGGAGAAGCCGCGGATGTGGCGCACCATGACGGCCGTCTGGCCGGCGTACGACGAGTACCAGACGAAGACCGACCGGGAGATCCCGGTGGTGGTGCTGGAACGCCTCTGA
- a CDS encoding response regulator transcription factor, which yields MTAEPPVRVLIVDDDALVRAALSMILGGMPDVRVVGEATDGAEVPAAVAAYAPDVVLMDIRMPRVDGLAATEALRAAPDPPEVLVLTTFDADEQVLRALRAGASGFLLKDTPPAEIVAAVRRVAAGEATLSPAVTRKLIAHVTAPAPARSPDTRRERALRLLDDLTEREREVAVALGQGRSNAEISAELFMSVATVKAYVSRLLTKLDLNNRVQVALLVQDAGLV from the coding sequence GTGACCGCCGAGCCGCCCGTCCGGGTGCTGATCGTCGACGACGACGCGCTGGTCCGGGCCGCGCTGTCGATGATCCTGGGTGGGATGCCGGACGTGCGGGTGGTCGGCGAGGCCACCGACGGCGCCGAGGTGCCCGCAGCGGTCGCCGCGTACGCCCCGGACGTGGTGCTCATGGACATCCGGATGCCCCGCGTCGACGGGCTGGCCGCCACCGAGGCGCTGCGGGCCGCGCCGGACCCGCCCGAGGTGCTGGTGCTGACCACCTTCGACGCCGACGAGCAGGTGCTGCGGGCGCTGCGCGCCGGGGCGAGCGGCTTCCTGCTCAAGGACACCCCGCCCGCCGAGATCGTCGCGGCGGTGCGCCGGGTCGCGGCCGGCGAGGCGACCCTGTCCCCGGCGGTCACCCGCAAGCTCATCGCGCACGTGACCGCGCCGGCGCCCGCCCGGTCGCCGGACACCCGGCGGGAGCGGGCGCTGCGGCTGCTCGACGACCTGACCGAGCGGGAACGGGAGGTCGCCGTGGCGCTCGGGCAGGGCCGGAGCAACGCGGAGATCTCCGCGGAGCTGTTCATGAGCGTGGCGACCGTGAAGGCGTACGTGTCGCGCCTGCTCACGAAGCTCGATCTGAACAACCGGGTGCAGGTGGCGCTGCTGGTGCAGGACGCCGGGTTGGTGTGA
- a CDS encoding NAD(P)-dependent oxidoreductase codes for MSDIVVFGAGGTAGSRIAAEAVERGHRVTAAVRRPEATSYLPPGVRTVTGDATSARSVRELAGDADVFVVAIGGGERELWCDAARTLVDTLRELPDPPRVIHVGGGATLLTPKGTRYLDEPDFPEEYRDSAQGQADALDFYRSSADGVTWTYVSPPPLEFHPGERTGHYRTGTDQPVTDAQGRSVLTYEDLAVAIVDEIENPRFGNARFTAAY; via the coding sequence ATGAGCGACATCGTCGTGTTCGGCGCCGGCGGCACCGCGGGCTCCCGGATCGCCGCCGAGGCGGTCGAGCGGGGGCACCGGGTCACCGCGGCGGTGCGCCGCCCGGAGGCGACCAGCTACCTGCCGCCCGGGGTCCGCACGGTGACCGGTGACGCGACCTCGGCCCGGAGCGTGCGGGAACTGGCCGGGGACGCCGACGTGTTCGTGGTGGCCATCGGCGGCGGGGAGCGGGAGCTGTGGTGCGACGCGGCCCGGACCCTGGTCGACACGCTGCGCGAGCTGCCCGACCCGCCCCGGGTGATCCACGTGGGGGGCGGGGCGACGTTGCTGACCCCGAAGGGCACCCGGTACCTGGACGAGCCGGACTTCCCGGAGGAGTACCGGGACTCGGCCCAGGGCCAGGCCGACGCCCTGGACTTCTACCGCTCCTCGGCCGACGGCGTGACCTGGACGTACGTCTCGCCGCCGCCGCTGGAGTTCCACCCGGGCGAGCGGACCGGCCACTACCGGACCGGCACCGACCAGCCGGTCACCGACGCACAGGGCCGGTCGGTGCTCACCTACGAGGACCTGGCGGTGGCGATCGTCGACGAGATCGAGAACCCGCGGTTCGGCAACGCCCGGTTCACCGCCGCGTACTGA
- a CDS encoding pyridoxamine 5'-phosphate oxidase family protein — translation MTWWSDLVASEPDFAARVRARFAVRKHGTMATLRRDGSPRISGTEFDFADDGQLRLGSMAGALKALDLRRDPRVALHSPTEDTRRTTRPPGAGTRRSPGGRTRSRRARTAPTCSASR, via the coding sequence ATGACATGGTGGTCCGACCTGGTGGCGTCCGAACCCGACTTCGCGGCGCGGGTGCGCGCCCGCTTCGCGGTCCGCAAGCACGGCACGATGGCAACCCTGCGGCGGGACGGCTCGCCGCGCATCAGCGGCACGGAGTTCGACTTCGCCGACGACGGGCAGCTCCGCCTCGGCAGCATGGCCGGCGCGCTGAAGGCCCTCGACCTGCGCCGCGACCCGCGGGTGGCGCTGCACAGCCCGACCGAGGACACCCGGAGGACGACCCGACCGCCTGGGGCGGGGACGCGAAGATCGCCGGGCGGGCGCACGAGGAGCCGGCGGGCGAGGACGGCTCCCACCTGTTCCGCATCGAGGTGA
- a CDS encoding ABC transporter permease, with protein MTAVTAPAPTLRGATAAGPSLARLTAVELRKLADTRAGRWLLITIGLVAAVIVTVQIFVLKDAEQTFTAFFTPSLFPVGLLLPVLGILSITAEWSQRTALTTFALVPRRERVVTAKLAAVVLAALASVLVSLAVAAAGTLAARATGGAGTWTFDWHLLPYAAVFQVANVLMGAGFGLLLLNTPLAIVTYLLLPTVWSVLAAMIRALREPARWLDTSVTMEPLLTPDMTAGQWGRLGVSLAVWLLVPLVAGLARTLRREVS; from the coding sequence ATGACCGCCGTCACCGCCCCCGCCCCCACCCTGCGGGGCGCCACCGCCGCTGGTCCCTCGCTGGCCCGGCTGACCGCGGTGGAGCTGCGCAAGCTCGCCGACACCCGGGCCGGACGCTGGCTCCTGATCACCATCGGGCTGGTCGCGGCCGTCATCGTGACGGTGCAGATCTTCGTGCTGAAAGACGCGGAGCAGACCTTCACCGCCTTCTTCACCCCGTCGCTGTTCCCGGTCGGGCTGCTCCTGCCGGTGCTCGGCATCCTCTCCATCACGGCGGAGTGGTCCCAGCGCACCGCGCTGACCACCTTCGCGCTGGTGCCCCGCCGGGAGCGGGTGGTCACCGCGAAGCTCGCCGCGGTGGTGCTGGCCGCGCTGGCCTCGGTGCTGGTCAGCCTGGCCGTCGCGGCCGCCGGCACGCTGGCCGCCCGGGCCACCGGCGGAGCCGGCACCTGGACCTTCGACTGGCACCTGCTGCCGTACGCGGCGGTGTTCCAGGTGGCGAACGTGCTGATGGGCGCGGGCTTCGGTCTGCTGCTGCTGAACACCCCGCTGGCGATCGTCACCTACCTGCTGCTGCCGACCGTGTGGAGCGTCCTCGCCGCGATGATCCGGGCGCTGCGCGAGCCGGCGCGGTGGCTGGACACCTCGGTGACCATGGAACCCCTGCTCACTCCCGACATGACCGCCGGGCAGTGGGGCCGGCTCGGGGTGTCGCTGGCCGTCTGGCTGCTCGTCCCGCTGGTCGCCGGGCTGGCCCGCACGCTGCGGCGGGAGGTGTCCTGA
- a CDS encoding serine hydrolase domain-containing protein, whose product MSVAVSTDPDRIGFDPARLARIDEHFGRYVDDGRLAGWQIVVTRRGEIAHSATYGLRDREAGAPVEPDTLWRIYSMTKPITSVAAMMLWEEGRFELNDPISRWLPEFADVRVYDRGSVLKPYTVPAVEPVRVWHLLTHTAGLTYGFAQVNVVDGLYRAAGFDLGVPAGADLAEATRGMARLPLLFQPGTSWNYGVSTDVLGRLVEVVSGQSLDAFFTERIFRPLGMTDTRWWVDEPDAKRLAALYAPHPATGQAVRAEAIGRYALRAPECLSGGGGLVSTAADYHRFTQFLLRGGELDGVRLLGPRTVRFMTRNHLPGNRDLASFSPEGFAETILDGVGFGLGFAVVLDPVPSRVPSSVGEYYWGGLASTAFWVDPVEEVTALLFTQLMPSSTYPLRPQLRQLVYSALVD is encoded by the coding sequence GTGAGCGTCGCAGTGAGCACCGACCCGGACCGCATCGGCTTCGACCCCGCCCGGCTGGCGCGGATCGACGAGCACTTCGGCAGGTACGTCGACGACGGCCGGCTCGCCGGCTGGCAGATCGTGGTGACCCGCCGGGGCGAGATCGCCCACTCCGCCACCTACGGGCTGCGGGACCGGGAGGCCGGCGCGCCGGTCGAGCCGGACACCCTCTGGCGCATCTACTCGATGACCAAGCCGATCACCTCGGTCGCCGCCATGATGCTCTGGGAGGAGGGCCGGTTCGAGCTGAACGACCCGATCAGCCGCTGGCTGCCGGAGTTCGCCGACGTGCGGGTCTACGACCGGGGCTCGGTGCTCAAGCCGTACACGGTGCCGGCGGTCGAGCCGGTCCGGGTGTGGCACCTGCTCACCCACACCGCCGGCCTGACCTACGGCTTCGCCCAGGTCAACGTGGTCGACGGCCTCTACCGGGCGGCGGGCTTCGACCTGGGCGTGCCGGCCGGGGCCGACCTGGCCGAGGCGACCCGCGGGATGGCCCGGCTGCCGCTGCTCTTCCAGCCGGGCACCAGCTGGAACTACGGGGTCTCCACCGACGTGCTGGGCCGGCTGGTCGAGGTGGTCTCCGGGCAGTCGCTGGACGCGTTCTTCACCGAGCGGATCTTCCGTCCGCTGGGCATGACCGACACCCGCTGGTGGGTCGACGAGCCGGACGCCAAGCGCCTCGCCGCGCTCTACGCGCCGCACCCGGCCACCGGTCAGGCGGTCCGCGCCGAGGCGATCGGCCGCTACGCGCTCCGCGCGCCGGAGTGCCTCTCCGGCGGCGGCGGGCTCGTCTCCACGGCCGCCGACTACCACCGGTTCACCCAGTTCCTGCTGCGCGGCGGCGAACTGGACGGGGTCCGCCTGCTCGGCCCCCGCACGGTGCGCTTCATGACCCGCAACCACCTCCCCGGCAACCGGGACCTGGCCTCGTTCTCGCCGGAGGGCTTCGCCGAGACGATCCTCGACGGAGTCGGCTTCGGGCTCGGCTTCGCCGTGGTGCTCGACCCGGTGCCGTCGCGGGTGCCGAGCAGCGTGGGCGAGTACTACTGGGGCGGCCTGGCCAGCACCGCCTTCTGGGTGGACCCGGTGGAGGAGGTCACGGCGCTGCTCTTCACCCAGCTCATGCCGTCGAGCACCTATCCGCTCCGCCCCCAGCTGCGCCAGCTCGTCTACTCGGCCCTGGTCGACTGA
- a CDS encoding sensor histidine kinase, with translation MSSAVVPDHPWLLPGSLAPTARVPRRTPRDWLVDSLAFLFSVAWVLLSYGDSMRPEPEFAMNLGPAWLNQLDLAIGLLVSVALWLRRRWPVGLAVAAAPLALFSVTSGIALLIILFTLVVHQRLAVALALVGWHLVTTPLYLAIRPDPVLPFWAAVAWTLLFIGGTVAWALFVRARRQLVLSLRDRAERAEAEQQLRLDQARQLERTRIAREMHDVLAHRISLLSLHAGALEFRPDAPPEEVARAAGVIRASAHAALQDLREVIGVLRAEPSAEATPERPQPTLGDVPALVAESRTAGVRVSVVDEVADRAAVPAAVGRSAYRIVQEGLTNARKHAPGAVVTVRLAGGPGDGLAVEIRNPWPVGEARSPIPGTGTGLVGVAERVSLAGGRLDHGRDAGGDFRLTAWLPWAPA, from the coding sequence ATGAGCAGCGCCGTCGTACCCGATCACCCCTGGCTGCTGCCGGGATCCCTGGCGCCCACCGCCCGGGTGCCCCGGCGCACGCCCCGGGACTGGCTGGTCGACAGCCTGGCCTTCCTGTTCTCGGTGGCCTGGGTGCTGCTCTCCTACGGCGACTCGATGCGGCCCGAGCCGGAATTCGCGATGAACCTCGGGCCGGCGTGGCTGAACCAGCTCGACCTGGCGATCGGGTTGCTGGTCAGCGTGGCACTCTGGCTGCGCCGGCGCTGGCCGGTCGGGCTGGCCGTGGCCGCCGCGCCGCTGGCCCTCTTCTCGGTCACCTCCGGGATCGCCCTGCTGATCATCCTGTTCACGCTCGTGGTGCACCAGCGGCTCGCGGTGGCCCTGGCACTGGTCGGCTGGCACCTCGTGACGACGCCGCTCTACCTGGCGATCCGCCCCGACCCGGTGCTGCCGTTCTGGGCGGCCGTGGCCTGGACCCTGCTCTTCATCGGCGGGACGGTGGCCTGGGCGCTGTTCGTCCGGGCCCGCCGCCAGCTCGTGCTGTCGCTGCGTGACCGGGCCGAGCGGGCCGAGGCCGAGCAGCAGCTCCGGCTGGACCAGGCCCGCCAGCTCGAACGCACCCGGATCGCCCGGGAGATGCACGACGTGCTCGCGCACCGGATCTCCCTGCTCAGCCTGCACGCCGGCGCCCTGGAGTTCCGCCCGGACGCGCCCCCGGAGGAGGTCGCCCGCGCGGCCGGCGTGATCCGGGCCAGCGCCCACGCCGCGCTGCAGGACCTGCGCGAGGTGATCGGCGTGCTCCGCGCCGAGCCGTCCGCCGAGGCCACCCCCGAGCGCCCGCAGCCCACCCTGGGCGACGTCCCCGCCCTGGTCGCCGAGTCCCGGACCGCCGGCGTACGGGTCAGCGTGGTGGACGAGGTCGCCGACCGGGCGGCGGTGCCGGCGGCGGTCGGGCGCAGCGCGTACCGGATCGTGCAGGAGGGGCTCACCAACGCCCGCAAGCACGCACCCGGGGCGGTGGTGACCGTCCGGCTGGCCGGCGGCCCCGGCGACGGCCTGGCCGTGGAGATCCGCAACCCGTGGCCGGTCGGCGAGGCCCGCTCGCCGATCCCCGGCACCGGGACCGGGCTGGTGGGTGTCGCGGAACGGGTCAGCCTGGCCGGCGGCCGGCTCGACCACGGGCGGGACGCCGGCGGCGACTTCCGGCTCACCGCCTGGCTGCCCTGGGCTCCCGCGTGA
- a CDS encoding ABC transporter ATP-binding protein, producing MIEVDHLTKRYGPHTAVEDVSFRCEPGTVTGFLGPNGAGKSTTMRMICGMTLPSAGGATVAGRPYRELPNPGREIGVLLDASAQHAGRTGREALTLAARTMGVERGQVAAKLDLVGLNETAARRRVGAYSLGMRQRLGLALALLGDPRVLILDEPANGLDPEGIFWMRGLLRDFADRGGTVLLSSHLLREVEAVADRLVVIGAGRVVAQGGKDELLAGAGTLVRARDQHALRLTLDRAGLPATAGTDGGYVVRAEPEAVGQAAADAGLVLTELRPAGSGGLEQLFLTLTAGASTKEAVR from the coding sequence ATGATCGAAGTCGACCACCTCACCAAGCGGTACGGCCCGCACACCGCCGTCGAGGATGTCTCGTTCCGCTGCGAACCGGGCACGGTGACCGGTTTCCTCGGCCCGAACGGCGCGGGCAAGTCCACCACCATGCGGATGATCTGCGGGATGACCCTGCCCAGCGCGGGCGGCGCCACGGTCGCCGGGCGGCCCTACCGGGAGCTGCCCAACCCGGGGCGGGAGATCGGGGTGCTGCTCGACGCCTCCGCGCAGCACGCCGGGCGGACCGGTCGGGAGGCGCTGACCCTGGCCGCCCGGACCATGGGCGTGGAGCGCGGGCAGGTCGCCGCGAAGCTGGACCTGGTCGGGCTGAACGAGACGGCGGCGCGGCGGCGGGTCGGGGCGTACTCCCTGGGCATGCGGCAGCGGCTCGGCCTGGCGCTGGCGCTGCTGGGTGACCCCCGGGTGCTGATCCTCGACGAGCCGGCCAACGGTCTGGACCCGGAGGGCATCTTCTGGATGCGCGGCCTGCTGCGCGACTTCGCCGACCGGGGCGGCACCGTGCTGCTCTCCTCGCACCTGCTGCGGGAGGTGGAGGCGGTGGCCGACCGGCTCGTGGTGATCGGCGCCGGCCGGGTCGTCGCCCAGGGCGGCAAGGACGAGCTGCTGGCCGGCGCCGGCACCCTGGTCCGCGCCCGGGACCAGCACGCCCTGCGGCTCACCCTGGACCGGGCCGGCCTGCCGGCGACCGCCGGCACCGACGGCGGCTACGTCGTCCGGGCCGAGCCGGAGGCGGTCGGCCAGGCCGCCGCGGACGCCGGGCTGGTCCTCACCGAGCTGCGCCCGGCCGGCAGCGGCGGCCTCGAACAGCTCTTCCTCACCCTCACCGCCGGCGCGTCCACGAAGGAGGCCGTCCGATGA
- the dacB gene encoding D-alanyl-D-alanine carboxypeptidase/D-alanyl-D-alanine endopeptidase, with product MHRRLFPRALAVLALVATAATAGASTATAEAPTPAQTRLHATIDAILADSRLAGAQAGVVVVDTTTGETLYDRNGDRRLVPASNTKLLTSTAAMELLGPGHRFSTDVAGDGVRRAGLLSGNLYLRGGGDPTMLAEDYDRLAAQVAAAGVRVVTGNLVADDTRYDRTRLGPDWTWDDESYYYAAQVSALTVAPDTDYDAGTVIVHAAPGAQAGARPKVTMTPANDWLRIDNRAQTVATGETTISFEREHGGNTIVVTGQIAVGQAEESDWMTVWEPTGYAADVFRSALRRHGVRVLGRTVLGQATPDDATPVARHDSMPLADLMVPFLKLSNNGHAEVLTKELGRVLSGSGTWAAGLTAISEYVGDSGMDTGTLRQRDGSGLSRRNMIPPAQFVGLLSAVRAEPWFDTWYAALPVAGNPERFVGGTLRSRMAGTAAANNVHAKTGSLTGASSLSGYATDADGHVLAFSVVLNNYLTSSVKGLEDQIAIALASYTAKATTTARVAVPTAPESPRVPEGLECSWVKPAVC from the coding sequence ATGCATCGTCGTCTCTTCCCCCGGGCGCTCGCGGTGCTGGCGCTGGTCGCCACCGCGGCCACCGCCGGTGCGTCCACCGCCACGGCCGAAGCGCCCACCCCCGCGCAGACCCGGCTGCACGCGACCATCGACGCGATCCTCGCCGACTCCCGGCTGGCCGGGGCCCAGGCGGGCGTGGTCGTCGTCGACACCACCACCGGGGAGACCCTCTACGACCGCAACGGGGACCGGCGGCTGGTCCCCGCCTCGAACACCAAGCTGCTCACCTCGACGGCGGCCATGGAACTGCTCGGCCCCGGGCACCGCTTCAGCACCGACGTGGCCGGCGACGGGGTCCGCCGGGCCGGACTGCTCTCCGGCAACCTCTACCTGCGCGGCGGGGGCGACCCGACCATGCTGGCCGAGGACTACGACCGGCTCGCCGCCCAGGTGGCCGCGGCGGGCGTACGGGTGGTGACCGGCAACCTGGTCGCGGACGACACCCGCTACGACCGGACCCGCCTCGGCCCGGACTGGACCTGGGACGACGAGTCCTACTACTACGCGGCACAGGTCTCCGCGCTGACCGTCGCCCCGGACACCGACTACGACGCCGGCACGGTGATCGTGCACGCGGCGCCGGGCGCCCAGGCCGGCGCCCGGCCGAAGGTCACCATGACGCCGGCCAACGACTGGCTGCGCATCGACAACCGGGCCCAGACGGTCGCCACCGGCGAGACGACGATCTCCTTCGAGCGCGAGCACGGTGGGAACACCATCGTGGTGACCGGCCAGATCGCGGTCGGCCAGGCCGAGGAGAGCGACTGGATGACGGTCTGGGAACCCACCGGGTACGCCGCGGACGTCTTCCGGTCGGCGCTGCGCCGGCACGGGGTGCGGGTCCTCGGCCGGACCGTCCTCGGCCAGGCCACCCCGGACGACGCCACACCGGTCGCCCGGCACGACTCGATGCCGCTGGCCGACCTCATGGTGCCGTTCCTCAAGCTCTCCAACAACGGCCACGCCGAGGTGCTCACCAAGGAACTAGGCCGGGTGCTCTCCGGCTCCGGCACCTGGGCCGCCGGGTTGACCGCGATCAGCGAGTACGTCGGTGACTCCGGGATGGACACCGGGACGCTGCGCCAGCGCGACGGCTCCGGGCTGTCCCGGCGCAACATGATCCCGCCCGCCCAGTTCGTCGGGCTGCTCTCGGCGGTCCGCGCCGAACCCTGGTTCGACACCTGGTACGCGGCCCTGCCGGTGGCGGGCAACCCGGAGCGGTTCGTCGGCGGCACGCTGCGCAGCCGGATGGCCGGCACCGCGGCCGCCAACAACGTGCACGCCAAGACCGGCAGCCTGACCGGGGCGTCGAGCCTGTCCGGCTACGCCACCGACGCCGACGGGCACGTGCTGGCCTTCTCCGTCGTGCTCAACAACTACCTGACCTCGTCGGTCAAGGGGTTGGAGGACCAGATCGCCATCGCGCTGGCCTCGTACACCGCGAAGGCGACCACCACGGCGCGGGTGGCGGTGCCGACGGCGCCGGAGTCGCCCCGGGTGCCCGAGGGCCTGGAGTGCTCCTGGGTGAAGCCGGCGGTCTGCTGA
- a CDS encoding PPOX class F420-dependent oxidoreductase — protein sequence MARSIASNTRVDRDALIEFLRPRHRVVLMTTRADGRPQSSPVSCGVDAEGRLVISTYPERAKVTNIRRDPRVSACVLSDDWNGPWVQVDGTAEVLDLPEALDPLVDYFRSISGEHPDWDEYRAAMVRQGKSLIRVTIDSWGPIATGGFPARLAD from the coding sequence ATGGCACGCAGCATCGCGAGCAACACCCGGGTCGACCGGGACGCCCTCATCGAGTTCCTCCGCCCCCGGCACCGGGTCGTGCTCATGACGACCCGCGCCGACGGCCGCCCGCAGTCCTCCCCGGTTTCCTGCGGGGTCGACGCCGAGGGGCGGCTGGTGATCTCCACCTACCCCGAGCGGGCCAAGGTGACCAACATCCGCCGCGACCCCCGGGTCTCCGCGTGCGTGCTCTCCGACGACTGGAACGGGCCGTGGGTGCAGGTCGACGGCACCGCCGAGGTGCTCGACCTGCCGGAGGCGCTCGACCCGCTGGTCGACTACTTTCGCAGCATCTCCGGTGAGCACCCCGACTGGGACGAGTACCGCGCGGCGATGGTCAGGCAGGGCAAGTCGCTGATCCGGGTGACCATCGACAGCTGGGGGCCGATCGCCACCGGCGGCTTCCCCGCCCGGCTGGCCGACTGA
- a CDS encoding pentapeptide repeat-containing protein, producing MPEAAEDVTYRHQDWYAEELVDRHFVRCEFFHVDLTEAVSQGATFTECVFGNVALNSSRHTDSAFTRCTFKRCNLFEAEFTGCKLVGSSFEQCDLRPLRVDGGDWSFVALPGADLRGVRITDARLREADLTGADLTGAVLTGLDLSGAQLHAAKLIRADLRGSDLTALDPTAVERAGAIVDAEQALVLAQALGFEIR from the coding sequence ATGCCGGAAGCCGCCGAGGACGTCACCTACCGCCACCAGGACTGGTACGCCGAGGAACTGGTCGACCGGCACTTCGTCCGGTGCGAGTTCTTCCACGTCGACCTCACCGAGGCGGTCAGCCAGGGCGCCACCTTCACCGAGTGCGTCTTCGGCAACGTGGCCCTCAACTCCTCCCGGCACACCGACTCGGCCTTCACCCGCTGCACCTTCAAGCGGTGCAACCTCTTCGAGGCCGAGTTCACCGGCTGCAAGCTGGTCGGCAGCAGCTTCGAGCAGTGCGACCTGCGGCCGCTGCGGGTCGACGGCGGCGACTGGTCCTTCGTCGCCCTGCCCGGCGCCGACCTGCGCGGCGTACGCATCACCGACGCCCGCCTGCGCGAGGCCGACCTGACCGGCGCCGACCTGACCGGCGCGGTGCTCACCGGCCTCGACCTGTCCGGCGCCCAGTTGCACGCCGCCAAGCTGATCCGGGCCGACCTGCGTGGCAGCGACCTGACCGCGCTCGACCCGACGGCGGTCGAGCGGGCCGGCGCGATCGTCGACGCCGAGCAGGCCCTCGTGCTGGCGCAGGCGCTGGGTTTCGAGATCCGCTGA